CTTTTGGGCGATTTCGAAGAAGGTGATCGGGCTGACCAGCACCATGTCGGCCCCGGCGATGGCGGCGATGGCCGGTTTAGACAGGCGGGAGTCGCCGGACAGGCTCCAGGCCCAGGCATGGGTATCGAGCAGGACCGCCGTCATGCTCTCCTCAGGCTCCGCCTTCCCAGCCGTCCAGCTCTTTATCGCTCATCGGCTCGAAGAAGTCTGGTCCGCTGCCGAGCTTGTCCTTCAGCAGGCCGATGGTGAAGGCTCCGCGGGAAACCGGGACCAGCCGCACGACCGGCCTGCTTCCCTTGGCGATGACGACTTCTTCACCGCGCAGTGCCGCCTCGATCAGCCTGGACAGGTTGGTCTTGGCCGCGTGGATGGTGACCTGCCGCATCCTGGCACCTCCGTCTTTTCCGATGGAATCTAGGGACCGGGTTGCGGTTGGTCAAGTTGGCTAAGTCAATGAGGTGCAGGTCTTTTGTCGGGGATCGGGGGACCGGTTCTTTCACGGCGCCACGTAGATCTGGTTCACGAAGGGGTCGAGCCCATCCAGCATGGCGGTCGAGTGGCGGTCGAGCAGCGGGACGGTCGGGCCGTGGGGGGTGCGGTTGATGTTGTACTGCCCCGACAGCAGCAGGCGCCGGCCGCGCCGCGGCAAGGCACCCTTGTGGATGCCGTAGGTGTCGCCCATAAA
This region of Azospirillum sp. B510 genomic DNA includes:
- a CDS encoding type II toxin-antitoxin system Phd/YefM family antitoxin, translating into MRQVTIHAAKTNLSRLIEAALRGEEVVIAKGSRPVVRLVPVSRGAFTIGLLKDKLGSGPDFFEPMSDKELDGWEGGA